In the Oncorhynchus keta strain PuntledgeMale-10-30-2019 chromosome 14, Oket_V2, whole genome shotgun sequence genome, one interval contains:
- the LOC118372183 gene encoding zinc finger protein 507-like, producing MEDSSGVAILVPHSRGQRESVFLPERVETPPGTLMEPRDDDQGQQQKQAADSLIEVIEKLSKIVEKRPRRFTLAGKKRALMSCASVRVPEIREGSGGSSPCKRARELEEEVKDQKIQPDNSAPAGSSRTITCYQCSLCRFLSPTLSLLKEHLRQHDEQHSDLILMCSECRFTSSHQEELEAHVRLHFDCSNSNKNPVSSQQASEGNEGLGMGGSVKEAVFKTAMDCAEDTPAKKKWYSYEEYGMYRCLICSYVCGQQRMLKTHAWKHAGLVDCSYPIFEDEAVAPAPPVVPPAEEAIVVLTPVPEKSQNLNKMSTFQINLCAPVAECGNEAVTEPITEESPVEGPYPSKDPVTEEPMLEVQVTTETEVEPMQGCCHITSTKDSLLSSAQKIISCSPNSADHVNVIVERLPCAEEPVATQPLPILPSPEVGRDKSLLAAEEAHHVENQPMFVDKDGQQEVVIGWSNSERQQTTTDPPRDENAPPARRRTHSESLRLHSLAAEALVTMPMRTAEHIRSIVGQGSQSPDTGQWLLEMATAAAVAADRVPAAVEELTGMGNVGAALVDLELQGSREDGLAEGPTKAGISLSLLTVIERLKERSDQNATDEDILKELQDNAQSQHAGEVSACGGGDPDNPGGGLVDYIPGSERPYHCRLCRYSSGNKGYIKQHLRVHRQRQPYQCPICEHIALDSKDLESHMINHCKTRMYHCKECTEAFYYKSQLRNHETDQHGLGDTGATLTPVTDTTATAEGSVKMTDDDSISSQKVYKCDVCDYTSSTYVGVRNHRRIHNSDKPYRCCSCDFATTNMNSLKSHMRRHPQEHQAVQLLEQYRCSLCGYVCSHPPSLKSHMWKHAGDQNYNYEQVNKAINEAISQSGRSPSAPQKVPAVAEQSGVVQGGKEDPAPLAGIPVDSVGAGSGASTELIQWSSREPAPQSETPQHSPLGMEGVQSRAGMEYCVLLFCCCICGFESTSKERLMEHMKEHEGDIISIILNKEQQQGAAQPAEGSTAQ from the exons ATGGAGGACAGCAGTGGAGTTGCCATCTTGGTCCCCCACTCTAGAGGCCAACGGGAGTCTGTCTTCCTCCCTGAAAGGGTGGAAACGCCCCCAGGTACCCTGATGGAGCCTAGGGATGATGACCAGGGGCAGCAGCAGAAACAGGCTGCAGACTCCCTCATCGAGGTGATCGAGAAGCTCAGCAAGATCGTGGAGAAGCGCCCGCGTCGATTCACCCTGGCTGGGAAGAAGAGAGCCCTCATGTCCTGTGCCTCCGTCAGAGTCCCAGAGATCAGGGAGGGCAGTGGTGGGTCCTCCCCCTGCAAGAGAGCCCGGGAGTTGGAGGAAGAGGTGAAAGATCAGAAAATCCAGCCAGACAACAGTGCACCCGCTGGCAGCAGTAGGACCATCACCTGTTACCAGTGCAGCCTGTGTCGGTTCCTGTCCCCGACCTTGAGCCTGCTGAAGGAGCATCTGCGGCAGCACGATGAGCAGCACAGTGACCTCATCCTCATGTGTTCTGAGTGTCGCTTCACCTCCAGCCACCAAGAGGAGCTAGAGGCCCATGTCAGGCTCCACTTTGACTGCAGCAACTCTAACAAGAACCCTGTATCCAGCCAGCAGGCCAGCGAGGGAAATGAGGGGTTAGGGATGGGGGGTAGTGTGAAGGAGGCTGTGTTCAAAACTGCCATGGACTGTGCTGAGGACACCCCTGCTAAGAAGAAGTGGTACAGCTATGAGGAGTATGGGATGTACCGCTGCCTGATCTGCAGCTATGTGTGTGGACAGCAGCGAATGTTAAAGACCCATGCATGGAAGCACGCAGGTCTGGTGGACTGCTCTTACCCTATCTTTGAGGACGAGGCAGTGGCACCAGCACCTCCTGTAGTTCCTCCTGCAGAAGAAGCCATAGTAGTCCTCACACCGGTCCCAGAGAAATCTCAGAACCTCAACAAGATGTCCACATTCCAGATCAACCTCTGTGCCCCTGTGGCGGAATGTGGGAATGAGGCCGTGACAGAACCGATCACAGAGGAGAGCCCAGTGGAGGGGCCATATCCCTCTAAAGACCCTGTCACTGAGGAACCAATGTTGGAGGTACAGGTGACCACAGAAACTGAGGTGGAACCTATGCAGGGCTGTTGTCATATTACCAGTACAAAAGACAGCCTCCTGTCGTCAGCCCAGAAGATCATCAGCTGCAGCCCCAACAGTGCAGACCATGTCAATGTCATAGTGGAACGACTGCCCTGCGCAGAGGAACCTGTGGCCACCCagcccctccccatcctccccagcCCAGAGGTGGGCAGAGACAAGAGCCTGCTGGCTGCAGAGGAGGCGCACCATGTGGAGAACCAGCCAATGTTTGTTGACAAGGATGGGCAGCAGGAGGTGGTGATTGGCTGGAGCAACAGTGAGAGGCAGCAGACCACTACGGACCCTCCACGTGACGAGAACGCTCCCCCAGCCCGCAGGAGGACCCACTCTGAGTCTCTGAGGCTTCACTCCCTGGCCGCTGAAGCCCTGGTGACCATGCCCATGAGGACCGCGGAGCACATCAGGAGCATCGTGGGTCAGGGCTCCCAGAGCCCTGACACGGGCCAGTGGCTCCTGGAGATGGCCACGGCTGCAGCAGTAGCAGCCGACAGAGTCCCTGCAGCAGTAGAGGAGCTGACCGGCATGGGCAATGTGGGGGCAGCGCTGGTAGACCTGGAGTTGCAGGGGTCCAGAGAGGACGGGCTGGCCGAGGGCCCCACCAAGGCTGGCATCAGCCTGTCCCTGCTGACGGTCATAGAGAGGCTAAAGGAGCGCTCGGACCAGAATGCCACGGACGAGGACATCCTGAAGGAGCTCCAGGACAATGCCCAGAGCCAGCACGCTGGGGAGGTCAGCGCCTGTGGAGGGGGGGACCCGGATAACCCTGGTGGGGGTCTGGTGGACTACATCCCTGGCAGCGAGAGGCCCTACCACTGTCGCCTGTGTCGCTACAGTAGTGGGAACAAGGGCTACATCAAGCAGCACCTGCGAGTACACCGCCAGAGACAGCCCTATCAGTGTCCCATCTGTGAACACATTGCCCTGGACAGCAAAGATCTAGAGAGCCACATGATCAACCACTGCAAGACCAGGATGTACCACTGCAAGGAGTGTACTGAGGCCTTTTATTACAAA AGTCAGCTGAGGAACCACGAGACAGACCAGCACGGTTTGGGCGACACCGGCGCAACACTAACCCCTGTCACTGACACCACGGCCACCGCGGAGGGATCTGTAAAGATGACAGACGATG ACTCCATCAGTTCGCAGAAGGTGTACAAATGTGACGTGTGTGATTACACCAGCTCCACTTACGTTGGAGTTCGGAACCACCGGAGGATCCATAACTCTGACAAGCCTTACAG GTGCTGCAGCTGTGACTTTGCCACGACCAACATGAACAGCCTGAAGAGCCACATGAGGAGACATCCCCAGGAGCACCAGGCTGTCCAGCTACTGGAGCAGTACAG GTGTTCACTGTGTGGCTATGTGTGCAGTCACCCTCCGTCCCTCAAGTCTCACATGTGGAAGCACGCTGGcgatcagaactacaactacgaGCAGGTGAACAAAGCCATCAACGAGGCCATCTCCCAGAGCGGCCG tTCCCCCAGTGCCCCGCAGAAGGTTCCTGCAGTGGCAGAGCAGTCAGGTGTGGTGCAGGGTGGGAAGGAGGACCCAGCCCCTCTAGCAGGAATCCCTGTGGACAGTGTGGGAGCTGGCTCAGGGGCATCAACAGAGCTCATCCAGTGGTCCTCCAGAGAGCCTGCCCCCCAGAGTGAAACCCCCCAGCACAGCCCCCTCGGGATGGAGGGGGTCCAGTCCCGGGCCGGCATGGAGTATTGTGTGCTGCTGTTCTGCTGCTGTATCTGTGGCTTTGAGTCTACCAgcaaggagagactgatggagcaCATGAAGGAACATGAGGGAGACATCATCAGCATCATCCTGAACAAGGAGCAGCAGCAAGGAGCAGCCCAACCAGCAGAGGGCAGCACAGCACAGTGA